Within Paroedura picta isolate Pp20150507F chromosome 13, Ppicta_v3.0, whole genome shotgun sequence, the genomic segment TGCTGCTGCAGAGATGGCTGCTGGCTCCATGCGGCCgccatcttggaatcccccatGCTGTGGTAAATCTGAGGGGTTCTTGAAGTACACTGCTGTATCCTGATACCCTGGTTGAAAAACCCTGCCTTAGAGAGTTCAAAGGGGCTGTGTCCTTCTTAGGCTCCCTTGCCAACTTTTCTATCTTTTGCTCTTTCCTTTCCTCAGGCCTTGAGCTTGAACGTGAAACTGCTGACGGGAGAGGTGTACTCCCTGAACATGGCTGCCAACAGAACCATCTGGGATCTCAAAATCCAAATTGCCCAGAAATCAGGAGTGCCACCATATCAGCAGAAGCTGGCCTGCCAGAACAACAGTCACCTTAACCTGCGTGATGGGGTCCAGCTCTCTGCGTTCGAGCTGCAGTCTGGAGACACCATCATGATGGTGGTCAAAAATGAAGAGTCCATAACCATCTTCCTGAAGAATGACAAGGGCAGGACCAGCACATACGAGGTCTTGCCTTCAGACAAGGTGGACGTCTTCAAACAGCGGGTCCAGCAACGAGAGAGCATCCAGTCACAACAGTTCTGGCTGACTTACGACGGGAGGTCTTTGGAGAATGGCCATAAACTATCAGATTACAACATCGCCCCGCACAGCACCATCTACTTAAACCTGCGCCTGCGTGGTGGCTGGACTGGCCGAGCAGGCCTCTTgagctcagatttttaaaaatcagtgctattttggggggggaagagggacacCCTAGTCATTTATTCCAATAGTAATGCATACAAATTCATGCACATGCAGCCTGTTGTTGCATGCAAATTTCTGTGACCTGGGAGTAGCGATTTCAACCGTTGCATGAGAAGAAGGTTGGAGGTTCTCTGGCCTGCTCTTGCAGGGAGGCATCTTAGAAACTGTTTCTTCCTTCTAAGGCTGAAATAAACTTCTTGCCAGTATTATCTCTCTTGGGAGCCTGACTTGGGGGATAGGTGGTACCACTTCAGCAACTTACTTTCTGTTAACTCTGCACCGACTGACAGTAGCTGGCTTTCACTCCAGTCTCTTCTCCAAGGCTTGGCTGCCTGGCCATCCGATGCTGATCAGTGACGGCCCCAACCAGAACCGCCCAGGACACCAGGTCATCTTGGCAGATAAAGGACACGTCTGGCACAGGACACTGTCTGTTACTGCACATTTGAGGTCTCCCAAGTGGGAAGACCCACCCCACAGTGTGCAAGCCACTTAAAAAAGAGTTTGTGTCAGTTCtgaatttttctcttgcagccaaACAAAATAGTTCAAACATCATCCAATTCCCTGTTTGGTCCTGTTTAAATGCTTCTGTATTGTAACCCTGTTGATGTTGTTTTCTCCATTCCTGTATTCCATCGAAGCAACTTTTAGCTGCTGTCATattaataaaaattttaaaaaatcacaaaaagaCTGTCTGGTATTCTTCCTGTTTACGCAGATTTCTGAGACTTCTATTTTGCTGCCTCGTCATTCAGCCCCATTGTATCATTATCTGGGTCATCGGATTGTTGCACAGCTTGCAAGCTTATGACTTCAGGCTGGGTTCTGAGATCTCGGTCTGAACTCACATTTTTGCTCATCTGCTGGCATTCCCCCACTTAGCACTGCCCAGAGCCTGGGCCTTTCCCACTGTGGCTCCTGCACTGCATTCCCGTATATCTACATAAACAGAGGGAGCTTTCCGGGCTTGTCCTTGCTCTTATCTACATGAGGGTTTGTCAGGAGACAAGTGTCATTTAACCTATTAGGGTATAGAATTTTCTGTTTCAAAGCCCATCCTGTCTGTCACATTTAAATATAACCCAAAACAGTGGGAATAggtcccattctgcacatataggataatgcactttcaatgtgttttggcagctgggttgttctgtgcagaacaggaaaatctactatagtgcattgaaagtgcattatctattgtgtgcagaataggccctagaagACATGCAAATGGGGCTGAGGAAACTGCTTTGGTTCAAGACGATGCACAGGAGAGGGAGAGCTCATACAATCCATGTAGTGGAGAgctattcttttttcttctttttgtaacaAGCAGGCAGAAGGCCAGCTGATAGGCCTAGGAGAAGGTTGAAGGCCATTAGAAAGAAGCAGAACAGATTTATTTACTTGTATGGCTTGGTGAACAGCCTCAGACTGCGCATAAAAATGTAAGGGAGATGGTCAAAACCCAAGGGCCACCTGAAGGTCCCCCAGAGGAGCTGGAAGAGCCCTCCCATTGATGCCCCCCAGGCATCATAGTGgtccatctataccttgtagttaacatagattcaaatgggtagccgtgttggtctgaagtagcacaataaaatcagagtccagtagcacctttaagaccaacaaagatttattcaaggtgtgagctttcgagtagtTAACaccactgatgggcctctgcCCCATTTGTTTATCCAATTCCCTTGTATATGTGGTCGATCCTACAGGTGACAGCACATGGTCCATGGTATACCCGGCTCTAACCATCACAGCTACTGCGATAGCCAATCCGTTTGAATTAATCAAGGGGTATGAGCCAATGGCTAGCCACCTTGGCTAGCCCCATTGTTCTcattgtgtatatatgttgggatCTGGGGGGGGGTACCATCTCCTTGGGAGGGTAGCttggaaatcaaataaataaatggctagattttaagtgggtagccaagtggcctgaagtagcagaactaagtccagcggcacctttaagattgaCAGAATTCTATTCaagatattttattatttgatttttgccACACCATTCCCAGAAAGGGCTGAGGGTGGTTTCACAGTAagcagtggggtaccacagggctcagTTCTAGGTCTGGTACTTTTTGTTCATTAACTATTTGGAATTGGGAGTAAGCAGCAAAGAGGCTAAGCTTTGACGCATAAGCACACtggaacagaatttcctcagccaAAGACATAGGTAGAGAGAGGATGGGAGGTGAGCAatcagcccttcctctccctgtatgtttgtctgaggaaattctgttccactgtatctgaagaagtgtgcttacacACAAGAGCATATCttttgaataacactttgttggttttaaaggtgcccctggactcacaatTTGTTCCAAAAGGTTAATGAGACAAGTTTTTCCCTTACAGAATCTGTGCTTATTCTTTCCCAATAACTTTTATTCATCCATATGCCTACGAATTCTTCCTTTGAGTCTCATGTGGGTGCTGTGCTATTTTTGGAAAGCACCTGGGCCTCAACCAGTCTGGCTTAGGCAAGAAAGTCCTTCCTGACTATAATGGGGGATGGAACCTGATCCCGGGAATGAGTCAACCCCACCCACCCAGTGGTTTTAAGGAAGAATTTGATGGGCTACCTCTGCATGCCCATCAGTTCCCCTCCTCTGATTCTGCCAGTTCTTGATACCCTGGAGAAGGCCCTGGTGGTGACCCAAGAGAACTGGTGAGTTCAGAGAGTGAGACAGAAATTCTTACGTGTAGCATTGCCGAATCTCAGGTGGTCATTTTTTGGAGATCGAGCCTGGACAAGGTGGGATTTCAAGATGGGGGGTACAATgcagtacagcagtggtccccaacctttttatcaccggggaccggtcaatgcttgacaattttactgaggcccggagggaggggggtattttgccgagggatgttgctgctgccacctgagcccctgctatacttgctttcccgccggtgcgcCTGACTGCGCAGAAGCTGCGCAGTGCCGCatcgaggggaagccccagccatggtggccccttgagagcaccaaaggtgagccggcagcagagtggcagggcagcccccgaggaagcagctggggaggaggatgaggaggagccgtggcccagtaccaactgatctacggactggtcccggtccccagaccgggggttggggatcactgcagtACAGTCTAACCTACAAaccagccgttttctccagaggaactgagctcaacagtctgtaaaacaggtgtgattccaggggatctccaggtcccacctggcagtCAACAACCCTACTTTTCTGATCACCTGCAAGGGACAGAATTGAGGAATGTCTGGGAGACTGATtgaatttatgtgtgtgtgtgtgtgtgttgggagacACACTGGCAAACTCTGACCACAGGGGGCACCCCTGTCACAGGGATGGGCAGCTATTGTCAGGCTGGAAAGAGAATCTCCAGCCACACAGCTTTCAAGCAAACCTGGCTTGCTCATTGCAAGAGGGAAAGCGTTGGAGGCACTTCTGCAGCTCCCCTGAAGAAGGCTTCTCTGGGATGAGCAGGACAGGGAAATAAAGCATGGGCATTCTCTCGCTAGAACCCAAAGGGCCCAGTGAGCAGGGCAGGCCGTAGCTGCAggacaggaggaagaagaagatcctCCTGGCCGTGCCCATCGATTTAAGGAGAGGCCATCCCCAAGAGGGGTGTGCGTCTCTGCCTGGACTTCCCCTGCCCATCCCCTAAGCTGGGGAAGGACCCATAATGGGCTGCTGGGATTTCTTCTGGGAATTCTGGAACTATGAGACCTCCAAGGTGATTGTCGTGAAGAATCGGCAATTGGGAGTGATCTACAGGCTGGTCCAGCTACTTATCCTGGTCTACTTTATTTGGTAAGTGTTCCCATGAAATGCTCAGTGGGTGGAGGTGAGATGTGGGTCTGGAACCATTCTGGGTGGGCGGCTATGGTGCATACCTCCATTTTTAGCATTACCTATCGGAGGAAGACAGGCGGCATGGACATACTtgggtgtatatgtgtgtgtgcattacGGGTGGCACAGTCAGTGTATACAGTGCTGTTCACACTCACCTAAGCAAAAGACAGAAGTCCCTGCCCTTAAGGGATATACCATTTAAATGATGTCTTTTTCATTTATGCAGActtgttttttttatataaatAAGAAAGTTGCAGTATGCCGTGGCCTCTGATGATGTACCTTCTCTCACCACCCATTTGTCACCATTGAAGACAAATACCAGCTGAAAGCACGTAACACATCTGCTTTGTAAAATGCTAAAACATTTACCTTTTCAAATCCCTGCAGTTAAACTGAGTCAAGTTGCAAGGTCTGGTTCTTGAGCCTATCTCAGGGCACTCCCAAGGACAAAAGTACAGCTGCTGTTTGTCAGTTTGATATCTTTTAGTGTGCTTCATACCTGGGGAGATGAGGCCACtccctgaaggtcccaggttcgatccctggcctctccaggtaAAGCATCTCAGAAAGCTAACTTTGAGAAATACCTGCTTGAGATGTTGGAGCACTGCCGGCAGTCAGAGTCAGTGGTGTAGACCAGTGGCCTGACCCTGCATTAGGCAGCTTCCTGTCCTCCCATCCTCATTACCCTGACATCCCAAATGGCTTCATTTGATCCAGAGTCTTGCTTAACAGCTTCTCTTCCATCCCAGATCTTAACCTCTGAAAGTGTGAAATAGGACATTAATATAATTTGCATTCTGTTCCATTTGGACAGTCTCCCAAGCACTGCTTTCCCAGACTCTGCCACTGTGGTGCTAGCAGAAGAGGCAAAAATATTAAACAGACATTTTCTATGCTACTGGCTGATCTTGGCCAGATGGAGCAAATTCCCTGCACGCATGGTCCAATAACTCTCCCGGTAGACAAATCCAAGTATTAGTTCCATGCTTGATTTCAGCAGGTGGTTTCATATTGTCAAGCCCCAGAATGTGTTTCAGAAGGTGGTTTTGGGCTCTCTTACAATCCTCCCAGTTTGTCCATTGGtg encodes:
- the ISG15 gene encoding ubiquitin-like protein ISG15, encoding MALSLNVKLLTGEVYSLNMAANRTIWDLKIQIAQKSGVPPYQQKLACQNNSHLNLRDGVQLSAFELQSGDTIMMVVKNEESITIFLKNDKGRTSTYEVLPSDKVDVFKQRVQQRESIQSQQFWLTYDGRSLENGHKLSDYNIAPHSTIYLNLRLRGGWTGRAGLLSSDF